A section of the Lycium ferocissimum isolate CSIRO_LF1 unplaced genomic scaffold, AGI_CSIRO_Lferr_CH_V1 ctg4887, whole genome shotgun sequence genome encodes:
- the LOC132044572 gene encoding LOW QUALITY PROTEIN: uncharacterized protein LOC132044572 (The sequence of the model RefSeq protein was modified relative to this genomic sequence to represent the inferred CDS: substituted 2 bases at 2 genomic stop codons), translating into MSQLIVSALFCSCLFFYKIIWFTPINLHCCFQYDARDLIIGAFRHWERVVSFEDESSLMDYALPFSTSSAMVCNSDSSNDVLTSQKVSNQKLSALTPDNLPSISLINSLDDYILQDIDNMDVSFDQPFEYFSXPRFQYXFFKTPNFCEDEHLTFFATDYSFFGPRFAVSPDLHSIINSFLAQRRWKMVFSVFRWFSVMWIVNRKTVVSHNDKCELY; encoded by the exons ATGAGTCAA CTTATTGTATCAGCATTGTTTTGCAGTTGTCTTTTCTTCTATAAGATAATTTGGTTTACACCAATTAATCTGCATTGTTGTTTTCAGTATGATGCTCGTGATTTGATTATTGGTGCATTCAGACACTGGGAAAGAGTAGTCTCCTTTGAGGATGAGTCCTCTCTCATGGATTATGCTTTGCCATTTTCCACGAGCTCAGCCATGGTGTGCAATTCTGATAGCAGCAATGACGTTTTGACATCCCAAAAGGTTAGTAATCAGAAATTGAGTGCATTAACTCCTGATAACCTGCCATCCATCTCTTTAATAAACAGCTTGGATGATTATATCTTGCAAGATATAGACAACATGGATGTTAGCTTTGACCAACCATTTGAGTACTTTTCCTAGCCACGATTCCAATACTGATTCTTTAAAACTCCAAATTTCTGTGAGGATGAGCATTTGACTTTCTTTGCAACCGACTATTCCTTTTTCGGTCCAAGATTTGCAGTGTCGCCTGATTTACACAGTATCATTAACAGTTTTCTTGCTCAAAGGAGATGGAAAATGGTATTTAGTGTGTTCAGGTGGTTTTCAGTTATGTGGATTGTAAACAGGAAGACCGTTGTTTCCCACAATGACAAGTGTGA